In a single window of the Aridibaculum aurantiacum genome:
- a CDS encoding T9SS type A sorting domain-containing protein, whose product MRKIYTLLSALVCLASYNATAQINYSFSTATGTYTPLSGGTVPTLVSAGITGASAFDEGYVNNVPIGFTLNYNGTNYSTMHINTNGFIALGDPFVDPPANGYYTNNLTSGPTGPTATPAARPIIAPLWDDLDIVAGSNLSYALAGTAPNRVLTVQFSNVLWSYQATAPTISFQIKLYETSNVIEFIYRQEAGAVAAGSASIGITASGTGANNFMSVQNTTASATASKASEVANINTKPATGQIFRFTPSAPITNDVSVNKVYALGKVGRGVGTLVSAVISNLGTNSLTNVNVTLTVSGANTYTNTITVASLPASSTRTVQFPLYNNANVGANTLTVSVPADQDASNNSSSATQDVTVSQMLYGTGSTPTAGVNAGNGNTIVAKFAVPYGNAISSLNIFFTQANNTYEAVIYDNVNGVPGTALWTSSPLTTTVGENIISVSPVQPISDSFYVGVRQTGTALGLGYQTETPLRTGTFYLKSGTNPWFDLSGNPSNIFLTMIGLTTNAPLPVLISQLSGEKLQQFNKLSWTTFTEQNNYGFEVERSADGRSFSSIGFIKSNAANGNSAATLNYTFPDSKPFSGNNYYRLKQIDIDGKTSFSNVVLLKGEKVTALSFSSVYPNPAKDKLSIIASAPSADRINLVVTDLAGKVVKQQAINVVAGDNNLSLEVTSLPSGSYILKAVCATGCETAITKFVKQ is encoded by the coding sequence ATGAGGAAAATTTACACGCTATTAAGTGCTCTCGTATGCCTCGCTTCCTATAATGCGACGGCACAAATCAATTATTCTTTTTCTACTGCAACAGGCACGTACACACCCTTATCAGGGGGAACCGTACCAACTCTAGTTAGTGCAGGTATTACTGGTGCATCAGCTTTTGATGAAGGTTATGTAAACAATGTGCCTATTGGTTTTACTTTAAACTACAATGGAACTAACTATTCTACAATGCACATCAATACAAATGGCTTTATTGCATTAGGCGATCCTTTTGTAGATCCTCCTGCTAATGGTTATTATACTAATAATCTAACCTCAGGTCCTACAGGTCCAACTGCTACGCCAGCTGCACGCCCTATAATAGCGCCATTGTGGGATGATCTTGACATTGTTGCAGGAAGCAATTTATCTTATGCTTTAGCAGGAACAGCTCCTAATAGGGTTTTAACTGTTCAATTCTCCAACGTGCTATGGAGTTACCAGGCTACAGCGCCTACTATTTCGTTTCAAATCAAGTTGTATGAAACAAGTAATGTAATCGAGTTTATTTACAGGCAAGAAGCTGGTGCTGTTGCTGCTGGTAGTGCTTCCATTGGAATTACAGCATCTGGAACTGGTGCTAACAATTTTATGTCTGTGCAAAATACTACAGCCTCAGCTACTGCAAGTAAAGCGTCTGAAGTAGCTAATATCAACACCAAACCTGCGACCGGACAAATCTTTAGGTTTACACCTTCAGCTCCTATAACAAACGATGTTAGCGTTAACAAGGTGTATGCATTAGGAAAAGTTGGAAGAGGAGTAGGAACACTTGTTTCGGCTGTTATTTCTAATCTTGGAACAAATTCTTTAACTAATGTAAATGTTACGCTCACTGTTTCTGGTGCTAACACATATACAAACACTATCACTGTAGCAAGTCTTCCTGCTAGTTCTACACGTACTGTACAGTTTCCATTGTACAATAATGCAAATGTTGGAGCTAATACGCTTACAGTGTCTGTTCCTGCTGACCAGGATGCTTCTAACAACAGCTCATCTGCCACACAGGATGTAACTGTTAGTCAAATGTTATACGGTACTGGTTCTACACCAACTGCAGGTGTTAATGCTGGCAATGGTAACACCATAGTAGCAAAGTTTGCAGTTCCTTATGGCAACGCAATTTCAAGCTTGAACATATTCTTTACACAGGCAAATAATACTTACGAAGCAGTTATTTATGATAATGTAAATGGTGTTCCTGGTACAGCACTTTGGACCTCATCACCATTAACAACTACTGTAGGTGAAAACATCATTTCTGTATCGCCTGTTCAGCCAATATCAGACTCTTTCTATGTAGGTGTAAGGCAGACTGGTACGGCTCTTGGACTTGGATATCAAACAGAAACTCCGTTGAGAACAGGTACTTTCTATCTTAAATCTGGAACCAACCCTTGGTTTGATCTTTCTGGCAATCCTTCAAACATCTTCCTGACGATGATAGGATTGACCACAAATGCACCATTACCTGTACTTATTTCTCAACTGAGTGGTGAAAAACTACAGCAGTTTAACAAGCTTAGCTGGACAACTTTTACTGAACAAAACAACTACGGTTTTGAAGTAGAACGTTCTGCAGATGGCCGCAGCTTCAGCAGTATAGGTTTTATCAAGTCAAATGCAGCTAACGGTAATAGTGCTGCTACACTTAACTATACGTTCCCTGATAGCAAACCTTTCAGTGGCAACAACTACTACCGCCTGAAGCAGATCGATATAGACGGCAAAACATCATTTTCTAACGTGGTGCTTCTTAAAGGAGAAAAGGTAACTGCTCTTTCTTTCAGCAGCGTATATCCTAATCCTGCAAAAGATAAGTTGAGCATCATTGCAAGTGCTCCTTCTGCCGATAGGATCAACCTAGTGGTGACTGATCTTGCTGGTAAAGTTGTGAAGCAACAAGCTATCAATGTAGTTGCAGGTGATAACAACCTGTCACTTGAAGTAACATCACTTCCTTCTGGAAGTTATATACTGAAAGCAGTATGTGCTACTGGTTGTGAAACTGCTATCACCAAATTTGTGAAGCAATAA
- a CDS encoding nucleoside phosphorylase codes for MLKIAESELILNKRGAIYHLDALPNEIAETIITVGDPDRVKEVSKHFDHIEHQLQHREFVTHTGRIGNKRLSVVSTGIGPDNIDIVLNELDALVNIDIETRQLKEQQTHLNIIRIGTSGSLQADIPVDCFVASTHAVGLDNLLHFYRLDNNEEEKQIVQQFVAHTQISSLTPPYIATAGGSVLKHFVDGFHHGITITCPGFYAPQGRVLRLGLANPDLIDRLTNFGFGNHRITNFEMETSAIYGLGRLMGHHCLSLSAIVANRVKKEFSKDGAAAVENLIKKSLEIIEKI; via the coding sequence ATGCTCAAGATTGCTGAAAGTGAACTTATTCTAAATAAAAGAGGCGCTATCTATCACCTGGATGCATTACCCAATGAGATTGCTGAAACCATCATTACCGTAGGCGACCCTGACAGGGTGAAAGAAGTAAGCAAACACTTTGACCATATTGAACACCAACTACAGCATCGTGAGTTTGTTACCCATACCGGAAGGATAGGCAACAAGAGACTATCGGTTGTATCTACCGGTATTGGTCCTGACAACATAGATATTGTTTTGAATGAACTGGATGCGCTGGTTAATATTGATATAGAAACTCGTCAACTAAAAGAGCAACAGACACACCTGAATATTATCCGCATTGGCACATCAGGATCGTTGCAGGCTGATATACCTGTAGATTGTTTTGTGGCTTCCACGCATGCAGTAGGATTAGATAACCTGCTGCATTTTTACAGGCTGGATAATAACGAAGAAGAAAAGCAGATCGTTCAACAATTTGTAGCGCACACACAAATTAGCTCATTGACACCACCTTATATTGCTACTGCAGGCGGTTCTGTACTAAAACATTTTGTAGATGGCTTCCACCACGGAATTACCATTACCTGTCCGGGTTTTTATGCGCCACAGGGCCGCGTTTTACGCTTAGGTCTTGCTAATCCTGACCTGATTGACAGGCTGACCAATTTTGGTTTTGGCAACCATAGAATTACAAATTTTGAAATGGAAACAAGCGCTATCTATGGCCTGGGAAGACTGATGGGACATCATTGCCTTAGCCTTAGTGCTATTGTAGCCAACAGGGTGAAAAAAGAATTCAGTAAAGATGGCGCGGCCGCTGTAGAAAACCTCATCAAAAAGTCGCTGGAGATCATTGAGAAGATATAG
- the dapF gene encoding diaminopimelate epimerase — MHLNFYKYQGTGNDFVILDNRDKAHDHLTQQQVKHLCDRRFGIGADGLMLLNLLDGYDFEMKYYNADGRESSMCGNGGRCLVQFAKDMGIEKDVYSFLAIDGPHEATFDEQGWVRLKMKDVDSITDNVDHKLLNTGSPHYVKFVDDLASMDVVSSGKAIRYNDVHQVKGINVNFVERQTEGIAVRTYERGVEDETYSCGTGVTACALVAAPNADGTHRVSITTPGGQLAVEFDKNQNKYSNIWLCGPATFVFKGEIEIVD, encoded by the coding sequence ATGCATTTAAACTTTTATAAATACCAGGGCACAGGAAACGACTTTGTTATTTTAGATAACAGGGATAAAGCACATGATCATCTTACCCAACAACAGGTAAAGCATTTGTGCGACCGCCGCTTTGGTATAGGTGCTGATGGATTGATGTTGCTGAACTTGCTGGATGGGTACGACTTTGAAATGAAATATTATAATGCTGATGGAAGGGAAAGCAGCATGTGCGGGAATGGAGGCCGGTGCCTTGTACAGTTTGCTAAAGACATGGGTATTGAAAAAGATGTGTATTCATTTTTAGCCATAGATGGACCACATGAAGCAACATTTGATGAGCAAGGATGGGTGCGTTTGAAGATGAAGGATGTAGATTCTATAACTGATAATGTTGATCATAAACTACTGAATACAGGCTCACCTCATTATGTAAAATTTGTAGATGATCTTGCCTCTATGGATGTAGTGAGTAGTGGCAAGGCAATACGATATAATGATGTTCATCAAGTAAAAGGCATCAATGTAAATTTTGTAGAACGTCAAACAGAAGGTATAGCAGTACGCACATATGAACGTGGTGTAGAAGATGAAACCTATAGCTGCGGAACAGGTGTAACGGCCTGCGCATTAGTGGCAGCACCCAATGCTGATGGCACTCACCGCGTAAGCATAACCACGCCCGGTGGCCAGCTTGCTGTAGAGTTTGATAAAAATCAAAACAAGTACTCAAACATTTGGCTATGCGGCCCGGCTACTTTTGTTTTTAAAGGAGAGATAGAAATAGTTGATTAG
- a CDS encoding magnesium transporter CorA family protein, with translation MIQYLKNVDNQTVEVSKPENGIWVNLVPPFKEEEFIELSEQLDIPIEFLRDSLDIDERPRFEIEDNVKFVVIKTPAENNSFNDSDAYYITIPICIILTHNHIVTVNSFDNGAIKKFLNTFTKRQPDNRNQMLLKILEKVVQNYLEFLKEINNQRNTLEQKLYDSNRNEELLNLMRIQKSLVYFVTALRSNELLMMKLQRTNFLHLNDDEREVLNDLIVDTSQALEMANVYTNILSSTMDAFASIISNNLNNVMKRLTSITIILSLPILVTGIYGMNVDIPYQHSQHAFYIPVILSISISVIIGWYFMKKKLF, from the coding sequence ATGATACAGTATTTGAAGAACGTAGATAATCAAACGGTAGAAGTAAGTAAGCCAGAGAATGGTATTTGGGTAAACCTTGTTCCTCCATTCAAAGAAGAGGAATTCATTGAACTATCGGAGCAGCTGGATATTCCAATTGAATTCCTGCGCGACTCGTTAGATATAGATGAAAGACCTCGTTTCGAAATAGAAGACAATGTAAAGTTTGTCGTTATTAAAACTCCTGCTGAGAATAACTCTTTCAACGATAGTGATGCCTACTATATCACCATCCCAATTTGCATCATCCTTACGCACAACCATATTGTTACTGTTAACTCGTTCGACAATGGTGCTATCAAAAAATTTCTGAACACTTTTACGAAGCGGCAACCAGACAACAGGAACCAGATGCTGTTGAAAATATTGGAGAAAGTAGTGCAGAACTACCTGGAATTTCTAAAGGAAATAAATAACCAGCGCAACACCTTAGAGCAAAAGCTATACGACAGCAATCGTAACGAGGAACTGCTGAACCTGATGCGTATTCAAAAAAGCCTGGTATATTTTGTTACAGCGCTTCGTAGTAATGAGCTGTTGATGATGAAATTGCAACGGACGAATTTTCTTCATTTGAATGATGATGAACGCGAAGTATTGAATGACCTGATTGTAGATACCAGCCAGGCGCTTGAGATGGCAAACGTGTATACCAACATCTTAAGCAGTACAATGGATGCCTTTGCGAGCATCATTAGTAACAACCTCAACAACGTGATGAAGCGTTTGACCAGCATCACCATCATATTATCATTACCCATTCTTGTAACCGGCATCTATGGTATGAACGTAGATATACCGTACCAACATTCGCAGCACGCTTTCTATATCCCGGTTATTCTATCCATTTCCATCTCTGTGATCATTGGATGGTATTTCATGAAGAAAAAATTGTTTTAA
- a CDS encoding NUDIX domain-containing protein: protein MNAATPQIFNVRVYGILVENARVLVSDEFIRGAYITKFPGGGLEFGEGTRECLQREFMEETGMEVTVGEHLYTTDFYQRSAFNPAHQIISIYYQVHPVHPITLLTKEKVFDFEPHQVADKRGECEVFRWIPLDNLTEEDLTLPIDKIVVGIVKNKLFE from the coding sequence ATGAATGCTGCAACTCCCCAAATCTTCAACGTACGGGTGTATGGTATATTAGTAGAAAACGCACGTGTACTGGTAAGCGATGAATTTATTCGTGGCGCATATATCACAAAATTTCCTGGCGGTGGTTTGGAGTTTGGTGAAGGAACAAGAGAATGCCTGCAACGGGAATTTATGGAAGAAACAGGCATGGAAGTAACGGTAGGAGAACATCTTTATACCACAGACTTTTACCAAAGGTCCGCTTTCAATCCTGCACACCAGATCATCAGTATCTACTACCAGGTTCACCCGGTTCATCCTATAACGCTACTTACCAAAGAAAAAGTTTTTGATTTTGAGCCGCACCAGGTAGCAGATAAGAGAGGAGAATGTGAAGTGTTCAGATGGATACCCTTAGATAATTTAACAGAAGAAGATCTAACGCTTCCTATTGATAAGATAGTAGTAGGTATTGTGAAGAATAAACTTTTTGAATAA
- a CDS encoding queuosine precursor transporter, with product MIHNILKERSIKLYIILAGFFITNALIAEVIGVKIFSLEATLGFEPITFSLLGQSDLSFSLTAGVILWPIVFIMTDVINEYYGMRGVRYLSYLAVGLIAYAFFAFTGAIGLTPPAWWINAYPNVPDMQQSYTAVLGQSNWIIIGSLVAFLVGQVVDVFVFHRIKKLTGEKRVWLRATGSTIISQFIDSYVVLIIAFYWGAGWSIQQVLAIGTVNYIYKFIMAVVLTPAIYLSHYGIDRYLGHSLAVEMKQAAMRGKV from the coding sequence ATGATCCACAACATTCTGAAAGAACGCTCCATTAAACTATATATCATCTTAGCGGGCTTCTTCATCACCAATGCACTCATTGCAGAAGTCATAGGTGTCAAAATATTTTCACTTGAAGCCACTTTGGGTTTCGAACCTATCACCTTCAGCCTGCTTGGACAAAGTGATCTGTCTTTTTCGCTAACTGCTGGTGTCATCTTATGGCCAATTGTTTTCATTATGACCGATGTTATTAATGAATACTATGGCATGCGTGGCGTTCGTTACCTCTCATACCTGGCTGTTGGTCTTATTGCTTATGCATTCTTTGCTTTTACAGGTGCCATTGGTTTAACTCCGCCGGCCTGGTGGATCAATGCTTACCCAAATGTGCCTGATATGCAGCAGTCGTATACTGCTGTGCTTGGCCAGAGCAACTGGATCATTATTGGCTCGTTGGTGGCTTTCCTTGTAGGGCAGGTGGTAGATGTGTTCGTGTTTCATCGAATAAAAAAATTAACTGGTGAAAAACGTGTCTGGTTGCGTGCTACAGGCTCAACAATTATATCGCAGTTTATTGATAGTTATGTAGTCCTTATCATTGCCTTCTACTGGGGCGCCGGGTGGAGCATTCAACAAGTGCTGGCTATTGGCACTGTCAACTATATCTACAAGTTTATAATGGCTGTTGTACTTACGCCAGCTATATACCTGTCACATTATGGTATCGATAGGTATCTTGGTCATTCACTTGCTGTTGAAATGAAACAGGCTGCTATGCGAGGGAAGGTATAG
- a CDS encoding YfhO family protein, with translation MKNIDWKKLIPHAIAIVVFLVVAVIYCKPALEGKVLSQHDISHWKGAFQQSENYKEVHGHYPLWTNSLFSGMPTFQIGGVSGNDASGYFHAIITLGLPAPIQFFFLACICFYFLCIVLRINPYVGILGSLAFAYATYNPIIVAVGHNTKMLSIAYMPAVLGSVILIFQRKYLLGAAFTALFASTLIAMNHLQIAYYLFIAMGIMTIFFMIDWVKNKDWKHIGLVAASSIGAGIIALLCNAVSLFSTYEYQKATIRGGSSQLASAETENSKTGLTKDYAFSYSMYPSEAFVMLIPRMYGGSSDKLEVQQEKSKAIEALQSMPQELSQQLQGGLSFYWGGIGGTSGPPYVGAIICFLAIIAMFVLDRQHKWWALTAILLTIMMSWGSYFDSFNNILYQYLPYYNKFRAPSMILVIPQLLLPMLAVLAVNHFINVKEPKALMPQFKKGLIATGALFVVIFILYFSLDFTSISNAAMLKQVQQMNQPQVLDYLRSFLEGMREDRRSLMMGDIFRSLGFIAAAAVILFLLIRKTVSPLIAAWALIAFALIDVMVINTKYLNAENYQEQEENMTAFVKTAADNAILADTSYFRVFNYAGDAFNENYTSYYYNSVGGYHPAKLIIYQDLIEKKLSAQQPNMNVFNMLNTKYFIQKDRNGQTTNYQPNPTALGPVWFVPAIRFVKDAKEEMDLLGQVDPKDTALVQEEFKSSIPFTPVADSAAMIQLVKNDNDVVTYRSNAATNQFAVFSEIYYKEGWKAFVDGKETPIVKVNYVLRGLPLPAGQHNIEFRFEPAAYYTGKTVTTIFSILMILLVAGALFMEWRNGQRKVA, from the coding sequence ATGAAGAATATTGATTGGAAGAAACTGATTCCCCATGCTATAGCGATCGTTGTTTTCCTTGTTGTTGCTGTTATTTATTGCAAACCTGCACTGGAAGGAAAAGTGTTGAGCCAGCATGATATCAGTCACTGGAAAGGTGCATTTCAACAATCAGAAAATTATAAAGAAGTACATGGTCATTACCCGCTTTGGACAAACTCATTGTTCAGCGGTATGCCTACCTTTCAGATAGGCGGCGTATCGGGTAATGATGCATCAGGCTATTTTCATGCTATCATCACACTAGGGCTTCCCGCTCCTATCCAGTTCTTCTTTCTTGCATGTATCTGTTTTTATTTCTTATGTATCGTTCTTAGGATAAATCCTTACGTGGGCATACTTGGATCATTGGCTTTTGCTTATGCTACTTATAATCCAATCATTGTAGCGGTAGGGCACAATACAAAGATGTTGTCTATAGCTTATATGCCTGCTGTACTTGGAAGTGTCATCCTGATCTTTCAGCGCAAATACTTGCTGGGCGCAGCTTTCACTGCATTGTTTGCTTCCACCCTTATCGCGATGAACCACTTACAGATAGCCTATTACCTGTTCATTGCAATGGGTATCATGACTATCTTCTTCATGATAGACTGGGTGAAAAATAAAGATTGGAAACACATAGGCTTGGTAGCCGCATCTTCTATTGGAGCAGGTATCATTGCTTTATTATGTAATGCTGTATCCTTGTTCTCCACATACGAATACCAGAAGGCAACTATACGCGGCGGTTCTTCTCAATTGGCTTCAGCTGAAACAGAGAACAGCAAAACAGGTCTTACCAAAGATTATGCGTTTAGCTATAGCATGTACCCGAGTGAAGCATTTGTGATGCTTATTCCGCGTATGTATGGCGGCAGCAGCGACAAACTGGAAGTACAACAAGAGAAATCAAAAGCTATTGAAGCACTACAATCGATGCCGCAGGAACTGAGCCAGCAGTTGCAAGGTGGGTTATCATTTTATTGGGGTGGTATTGGTGGTACTTCAGGTCCTCCTTATGTAGGTGCTATCATTTGTTTTCTTGCTATCATAGCCATGTTTGTACTCGACAGGCAGCACAAGTGGTGGGCGCTAACAGCGATTCTGCTTACCATAATGATGTCGTGGGGCTCGTACTTCGACAGCTTCAACAATATCCTGTACCAGTACTTGCCTTATTATAATAAGTTTCGTGCACCGTCAATGATATTAGTGATACCGCAGCTTTTATTACCTATGTTGGCTGTATTGGCGGTAAATCATTTTATAAATGTGAAGGAACCAAAAGCCCTGATGCCGCAGTTCAAGAAAGGACTAATAGCTACGGGTGCTTTATTTGTGGTGATCTTTATTCTGTACTTCAGCCTCGACTTTACCAGCATTAGTAATGCTGCCATGCTAAAGCAGGTTCAGCAAATGAACCAACCACAGGTGCTGGATTACCTGCGTAGCTTCCTGGAAGGAATGCGTGAAGACAGGCGTAGCCTGATGATGGGCGACATCTTCCGGTCTTTAGGATTTATTGCAGCAGCAGCAGTTATTCTTTTCTTACTCATAAGAAAAACTGTATCGCCATTGATTGCTGCATGGGCACTGATTGCTTTTGCATTGATAGATGTAATGGTCATCAACACCAAATACCTAAATGCAGAAAACTACCAGGAGCAGGAAGAAAACATGACTGCATTTGTAAAGACAGCCGCTGATAATGCCATCTTAGCTGATACTTCTTATTTCCGTGTTTTCAATTATGCAGGTGATGCTTTCAACGAGAATTATACTTCTTACTACTATAATTCAGTTGGTGGATATCATCCGGCCAAGCTGATCATTTACCAGGACCTGATAGAAAAGAAACTGAGTGCACAGCAACCTAACATGAATGTGTTCAACATGCTGAACACAAAATATTTCATACAGAAAGACAGGAATGGCCAAACAACCAACTACCAACCTAATCCTACAGCATTAGGACCTGTATGGTTTGTTCCTGCTATTCGATTTGTAAAAGATGCAAAAGAGGAAATGGATCTGCTTGGACAGGTTGATCCAAAAGACACTGCGCTGGTACAGGAGGAATTCAAAAGCTCGATACCATTCACGCCGGTTGCTGATAGTGCAGCAATGATACAGCTGGTAAAGAATGATAATGATGTGGTAACCTACCGCAGCAATGCAGCCACCAATCAATTTGCAGTATTTAGCGAGATCTATTACAAAGAAGGTTGGAAAGCATTTGTAGATGGAAAAGAAACACCTATTGTGAAAGTGAACTATGTATTACGTGGACTTCCATTACCGGCAGGCCAACATAATATTGAATTCCGATTTGAGCCAGCTGCTTATTATACAGGCAAAACGGTCACCACTATTTTTTCTATTCTTATGATCTTGCTGGTAGCTGGTGCGCTGTTCATGGAGTGGAGAAACGGCCAAAGAAAAGTAGCCTAA
- a CDS encoding glycosyltransferase family 4 protein, producing MPKLLSVVWYKVLPARYGGQKGIAQFNKYLSQIYPLVCVCSSNNEPADNISYSLVPRLPVSKLQFINPLSWRLIFLLAKQQKTTHIILEHPYHGIAGWICKILLGVKLVVHSHNIEYERFREQGKWWWKLLQAYEQWTHRQADLNFFKTQRDLDIAEKEFALANDKCVVVPYGIERVEKRYSKAGARKIIATAHDLQEDCKIVLFAGTLDYAPNAKAVEDIYKHIAPSLPGNFKIIICGRNQFEAFQYLRHLKHPAVIYAGEVEDIDMYYAAADVFINPLAASSGIQTKTIDALQHDLNVVCFAGNVEGLPVELVKDKLFIAINGNWSEYNKKIIHAASVDIPTSQSFFDHFDWEKIVQRAVEKML from the coding sequence ATGCCTAAGCTCCTAAGCGTGGTTTGGTATAAAGTGTTACCGGCACGTTATGGTGGGCAAAAAGGAATAGCTCAATTCAATAAATATCTTTCTCAAATTTATCCGCTGGTTTGTGTTTGCAGTAGCAATAACGAGCCGGCGGATAATATTTCATACTCGCTTGTACCACGTCTTCCGGTAAGTAAACTTCAATTCATAAATCCTCTTTCTTGGCGGCTGATCTTTTTACTTGCTAAACAGCAGAAGACAACTCACATTATCCTTGAACATCCATACCATGGTATAGCAGGATGGATATGTAAAATATTGTTGGGTGTAAAGCTTGTTGTTCATTCACATAATATAGAATATGAAAGATTTCGTGAGCAGGGAAAGTGGTGGTGGAAACTGCTGCAAGCTTATGAGCAATGGACACACCGGCAGGCAGATCTTAATTTTTTCAAAACGCAACGTGACCTGGATATTGCAGAAAAGGAATTTGCTTTAGCAAATGACAAATGTGTTGTTGTGCCTTATGGGATTGAAAGAGTTGAAAAAAGATATTCAAAAGCTGGAGCAAGAAAGATAATAGCAACAGCACATGATCTACAGGAAGATTGCAAAATAGTTTTGTTTGCAGGCACACTTGATTATGCGCCCAATGCTAAAGCAGTAGAAGATATATACAAACACATCGCGCCGTCACTGCCTGGAAACTTCAAGATCATCATCTGTGGCAGGAACCAATTTGAAGCTTTTCAGTACTTAAGACACCTGAAGCACCCAGCGGTTATTTATGCCGGCGAAGTTGAAGATATTGATATGTATTATGCAGCTGCTGATGTTTTCATCAATCCACTTGCAGCCAGTAGTGGCATACAAACCAAAACTATAGATGCACTGCAACACGATCTGAATGTTGTTTGTTTTGCAGGCAATGTGGAAGGACTGCCGGTTGAGTTGGTGAAAGACAAATTATTTATAGCTATTAATGGCAACTGGAGCGAATACAACAAAAAGATTATTCATGCTGCATCCGTTGATATACCAACTTCGCAATCTTTTTTTGATCACTTTGATTGGGAAAAGATTGTACAAAGAGCAGTGGAAAAAATGCTATAG
- a CDS encoding glycosyltransferase family 2 protein, giving the protein MSVQLSIIIVNYKSGVLTSQCIASIQEQTQHLYYEIIVVDNHSGDNSEEVILSAHPSVIWHQVGYNAGFSRANNAGMRLAKGKVVLLLNPDTIVINNAVERCYERFINSTYAACGVQMIGADGVPQISGNFFMKGGLNHLLPLPYWGNFLKAIALAAKTKKPNIAEAVHEEKVDWITGAFLMTKREVIEKVGEMDEDFFLYAEEVEWCSRIKKAGELCIYGDIRMIHLQGEVISSSTQTEDKTYANLYDKKGLQLIVSNHVRIRKQYGVGWFLFQLLNYSIAVPIFFFASIIHNLFLLKNPLYDWNRIMGLTKNVIRTWQLAPTIISNKPHFYKML; this is encoded by the coding sequence ATGTCTGTTCAGTTATCTATCATCATTGTTAACTACAAAAGTGGAGTGCTTACTTCCCAATGTATTGCTTCCATACAGGAACAGACGCAGCATTTATATTACGAGATCATTGTTGTTGACAATCATTCAGGAGATAATAGTGAAGAAGTTATTCTTAGTGCGCATCCTTCAGTTATATGGCACCAGGTAGGCTATAATGCTGGCTTCTCAAGGGCTAATAATGCAGGTATGCGACTGGCTAAAGGCAAGGTGGTACTGTTGCTAAACCCTGATACCATTGTTATAAATAATGCAGTAGAGCGATGTTATGAAAGGTTTATTAACTCAACCTATGCTGCATGTGGTGTTCAAATGATAGGTGCAGATGGTGTACCACAGATATCAGGTAACTTCTTTATGAAAGGTGGACTTAACCATTTGCTGCCCTTGCCATACTGGGGAAACTTTTTAAAAGCAATTGCCTTAGCTGCTAAAACCAAGAAGCCAAATATTGCGGAAGCAGTACATGAGGAAAAGGTTGACTGGATCACTGGCGCCTTCCTAATGACCAAGAGAGAAGTGATAGAAAAAGTAGGAGAGATGGATGAAGATTTCTTCTTGTATGCTGAAGAAGTAGAGTGGTGCAGCAGGATCAAGAAAGCAGGTGAACTTTGTATCTATGGTGATATAAGAATGATACACTTGCAAGGTGAAGTGATCAGTTCATCGACACAAACAGAAGATAAAACCTATGCAAACCTATACGATAAAAAAGGACTTCAACTGATTGTTTCCAATCATGTTCGTATAAGGAAGCAATATGGGGTGGGATGGTTCCTTTTTCAGCTACTTAATTATTCTATTGCTGTTCCGATCTTCTTTTTTGCCAGCATCATTCATAATCTTTTTCTCCTGAAAAATCCTTTGTATGATTGGAACAGAATAATGGGGTTGACAAAGAACGTTATCCGCACATGGCAATTAGCTCCAACGATTATCAGTAACAAGCCGCATTTTTACAAGATGCTGTAA